ATCAACTCCTTCCGCTTCTTCTCCGTCTCCAGCTCCTTCACATATCCATATAATGCTTGTTAAACTCCCGTGCCTTTGCTGTGGATGCGTAGTTCTCCCAACTCTCGCCGCCGCTTCCGGGCTCCGACATGTCTTTCAGGAAGCGGTCGACCACGACATCCGTTGTTTGATGTCCGAACGCAAACACGCGCTTCTCCAACGAGTGGAAATAATGGCTACTTCTGCACTGCTGAGGATGCAGAGCTCGCTTGCTTTCTTGAACAGTCCCACGCGCCACTTGGAGAATGTTACTTGCCAGTTGCTCAGGTTCtcgattttcttgatttcaatcTTTTTCCGACCTTGGGTGGTCTTCCTCTTCAACGTGGTGGTGCTGTTGTCCTTTGCAATCAACATGTTCGGTATATTCTTGAGCTAATGAAGTGATGCTAAATAGcataaaatatcaaaaggctctgaatttttaagaaaatcTTGAGTGACTTATGGCGACGGTTTTTGCtaattagcgatggttttttAGTCGCTAATTATCCGTCGCTAAAATAACGACAGATTTAAGACCGTCGTCAAATTCGCGACAGGTTTTAAAAATCGTCCCTAAAGCTATATAAAGTTGGAGAAATATGTGTGTAGTGTGTGACTATGTGAAATGTTATAGAAGAGAAACAAAGAAGATGTCACGGCCCAGCCCACTTGTAATATTGTCCACTTTGGCTCGACGCCTCACGgctttaaaacgcgtcacaatgggttgctacacgctcatcTAAATGTCCAACATCTCTCCCGTGGTTTAGCGATTTGGGATTTCGCCTAAGGACCTTAATAGAAAAAGGAATGAGGAAAACCAACTAGAAGATAAATAAATTCCTAGCCACTTACCCATTAATCCACAGTAGTAGAATTTTTGGTTTTTACTTCGCCGCTGGTTACTTCGGCGATTATTAATTATGAAgtagtatataccaatcaacttTGATAATAACACCGACGaagtaaaacattattttttacttcacaATTTAAAAAACACGAGCTTCACTTCTAATTTTTTGAAACATTTACTTCGACAGCGTTgttttgatgaagtaaaaagttaaaaaaatttgaaatttatatttAGTGAAGTAAAAAATGAACCATAGTTTTAATTTATTTCCCTTAAATTATATCTTAATTTAATGATgaagtaataaaatacaaaataactcgttatattaattatttcacTACAATACAAAAAATGAAGTCTTTTAAATCTACTACTAAATTAAATGATgaagtaataaaatacaaaataactCGTCATATTAAAATTGCGTCGGAGTTAAAGAAAATTTATTTCACCACAACTCAATAATTATGAAGTCGTTCTCTATTAATTACTTCACTACAATACAAAAAAATGAAGTCTTTTAAATCTATTACTTCGTCATTAAATGTAAATTGTGAAGAAAAGATCAAATGTTTgaacaaacaaaaaaacaaatatgttagcaacggtttttaacAAATCGTCGCAAATactacaaaccgtcgctattctaaaattagcgacgattaTCTAAAACCGTTACTAAATAAATCGGCGATAGTTTAAAGAAACTGTAAACCCAAAAACAATATTTCCACATAATAACGTAGGCTCAAGAAGGCCCTTAGGCGAAATCCCACATCGCTAAACCACGAGAGAGATGTTGGGCATTTAGATGAGCATGTAGCAACTCATAGTGACACATTTTAAAGCCGTGAGGCATCGGGccaaagcggacaatatcacaaATGGGCTGGGCcgtgacatttggtatcagagcgactcCGCGTGGGCTTGGGACGGTGGGGAAAACCTTAGCGAGGACGCTGAGTCCCCAAAGGGGGGGATGAGAAGGCCCTTAGGCGAAATCCCACATCGCTAAACCACGGGAGAGATGCTGGGAATTTAgatgagcgtgtagcaacccattgtgacgcgttttaaagcCGTGAGACCTCGGGCAAaagcggacaatatcacaagtgggctgggccgtgacatttggtatcagagcgactcCGCGTGGGCTTGAGATGGTGGGGCAAACCTCAGCGAGGACGCTGTGTCCCGAAAAGGGGGGTGAGAAGGTCCTTAGGCGAAATCCCACATCGCTAAACCACGGGAGAGATGTTGGACATTTAgatgagcgtgtagcaacccattgtgacgcgttttaaagcCGTGAGGCGTCGAGCCAAAGTGGACAATATTACAAGTGGGCTGGGCCGTGACATCTTCTTTGTTTCTCTTCTATAACATTTCACATAGTCACACATTACACACATATTTCTCAAACTTTATATAGCTTTAgggacggtttttaaaacctgTCGCGAATTTGACGACGGTCTTAAATCTGTCGCTATTTTAGCGACGGATATTTAGCAacgaaaaaaccgtcgctaattagcaaaAATCGTCGCCATAAGTCAGTCAagattttcttataaattcagagccttttgatattttatgCTATTTACCATCACTTCATTAGCTCAAGAATATACCGAACATGTTTATTGCAAAGGACAACAGCACCACCACGTTGAAGAAGAAGACCACCCAGGGTCGGAAAAAtattgaaatcaagaaaatcgaGAACCTGAGCAACAGGCAAGTAACCTTCTTCAAGCGGCGCGTGGGACTGTTCAAGAAAGCAAGCAAGCTCTGCATCCTCAGTGGCGCAGAAGTAGCCATTATCGTCCACTCGCTGGGGAAGCGCGTGTTTGCGTTCGGACATACCACAACGGATGCCGTGGTCGGCCGCTTCCTGAAAGACATGTCGGAGGCCGGAAGCGGGGCGAGAGTTGGGAACACTGCGCCTCCACAACAAAGGTACGAGAGTTTAACAAGCATTATATGGATATGTGCAAGGAGCTGGAGGCGGAGAAGAAGCGGAAGGAGTTGATCGAGGCGCAAAAGAGGACTGCGGAGGGCTATGGGTACAACGTGGGATGAGGGTTCTGGAGGGACGATCCAGTGGATTCTATGGATGTGGAGGAGCTGGAGCAGTACATGGCAGCCCTTGGGGATTTTATTAATAATGTAACGATGAGAGCAAATGACTTGATGCATGCACAGAGTTCCAATTCTCCGTCGGTGCAGCCTTTGCCGATCTCCATCTTTGCAGGCCTTTTAAGTCTCGACGTGGAGGGGTGCTTGACGTTCGGCAACACCACGTCGATTTTGAACCAGAATCCGGCTACTCGTAGCTTTGATTACGGTAATGACAAATAATTATGGACGGTTCTAGAACACCCCTCCACATCGAGACTTGAAAGCCCTGCAAAGGTGGTGATCGGCAAAGGCTGCACCGACAGAAAATTGGAAATCTGTGCATGCATCATGTCATTTTCTCTCATCGTTACATTATTAATCAACTCCCTAAAGGCTGCCATGTATTGCTCCAGCTCCTCCACATCCATAGAATCCACTAGATCGTCCCACCAGAACCCTCCTCCCACGTTGTGCCCATAGCCCATAGCCCTCCGCAGTCCTCTTCTGCACTTCGATCAACTCCTTCCGCTTCTTCTCCGCCTCCAGCTCCTTGCACATATCCATACAATGCTTGTTAAACTCCCGTGCCTTTGTTGTGGATGCGCAGTTCTCCCAACTCTCGCCGCCGCTTCCGGGCTCCGACATGTCTTTCCGGAAGCGGGCGACCACGACATCCGTTGTTTGATGTCCGAATGCAAACACGTGCTTCCCGAGCGAGTGGACGATAATGGCTATTTCTGCGCCGCTGAGGATGCAGAGCTCGCTTGCTTTCTTGAACAGTCCCACGCGCCGCTTGGAGAATGTTACTTGCCAGTTGCTCAGGTTCtcgattttcttgatttcaatcTTTTTCCGACCTTGGGTGGTCTTCCTCTTCAACGCGGTGGTGCTGTTGTCCTTTGCAATCAACATGTTCGGTATATTCTTGAGCTAATGAAGTGATGCTAAATAGcataaaatatcaaaaggctctaatttttaagaaaatctTAAGTGACTtatggcgacggtttttgaaaaaccgtcgctacttagcgacgggttttgagTCGCTAAAATAGCGATCGATTTAAGACCGTCGTCAAATTTGTGACAGATTTTAAAAACCGTCCCTAAAACTATATAAAATTGAAGAAGTATGTGTGAATATGTGAAATGTAATAGAAGAGAAACAAAGAAGATGTGACGGTCCAGCTCACTTTtgatattgtccgctttggTCCGAGGCCTCACGGCTTTAAAACACGTCACAATGGGTGGCTACCCGCTCATCTAAATGCCCAACATCTCTCCTGTGGTTTAGCGATGTGGATTTCGCCTAAGGGCCTtctcacccccccccccccccccctttctAGACTCAGCGTCCTCGCTGAGGTTTGCCCCACCATCCCAAGCCCACGCGGAGTcgttctgataccaaatgtcacgACCTAGCCCACTTGCGATATTATCCGCTTTGTATAGTGTATATATATAGGGGTTAAAACGTAATTTCTTCAAGGAATCAATTACTAAGCCACCTTTCATGATCCAAACATGCAAATGAGACCCCCCCTATAAATTCCTGGTCTCTTCATTCTTTCGAAAATCCAACCTCATAAAACAGTTTCAGCCCCTGCATCTCCACAAACTAAGACCCATGGCCACCAAATTCATAAACCCCACAGAAAGTAATTCCCTGAACTTCCAAAAGTTTAAAAAGAAACCCAAGAGTTCCAGTCCAAAATCCTTCTGGGGTTTCCTGTTATCCCTTCTTCTTTAAGTTTCCATTTTCTACGCTTTCAATCTCTCAACTTCAACCCTTTTATGCACCACCAAATTCTGATTCT
This genomic stretch from Primulina eburnea isolate SZY01 unplaced genomic scaffold, ASM2296580v1 ctg3_ERROPOS2889059, whole genome shotgun sequence harbors:
- the LOC140821050 gene encoding agamous-like MADS-box protein AGL62, which gives rise to MLIAKDNSTTALKRKTTQGRKKIEIKKIENLSNWQVTFSKRRVGLFKKASELCILSGAEIAIIVHSLGKHVFAFGHQTTDVVVARFRKDMSEPGSGGESWENCASTTKAREFNKHCMDMCKELEAEKKRKELIEVQKRTAEGYGLWAQRGRRVLVGRSSGFYGCGGAGAIHGSL